A DNA window from Thermosynechococcaceae cyanobacterium Okahandja contains the following coding sequences:
- a CDS encoding DegT/DnrJ/EryC1/StrS family aminotransferase, giving the protein MKVPIARTSLTEKEIESVLEPLRSGWLVQGPKVREFEEKWSLFTGARHSIAVTSCTTGLYLSLAALGFGAGDEAIVPAFTWISTANVVEHLGGRVIFCDIDLHTFNLDCSQLESRITPRTRAILPVHLFGLAADMVKISAIAQKYNLWVVEDAACGFGSRYYGQHVGTFGHAGCFSFHPRKAITTGEGGMITTEDDQLAEKLRRLRDHGAAMSDLQRHLGVRPYLLADHPDAGYNFRMTDLQAALGGAQMDRAVQIVRERQRLANRYDAAFADLPWLRIPTASSGFEHSYQSYPCLFQPESITPRSIPYVKQIRNTWMDTLQQAGISTRPATHAVHMLKYYREKYQLKPEDFPNAWVANECSISLPLFHGMTEAEQDYVIKAVCAR; this is encoded by the coding sequence ATGAAAGTTCCTATTGCTCGCACTAGCTTGACCGAAAAAGAAATTGAAAGCGTATTGGAACCATTACGCAGCGGTTGGCTAGTTCAAGGTCCAAAAGTGCGGGAATTTGAAGAAAAATGGTCACTATTTACAGGGGCACGACACTCCATTGCTGTAACTTCCTGTACAACAGGCTTATACCTTTCCCTTGCAGCATTGGGTTTTGGCGCAGGCGATGAAGCAATTGTCCCTGCCTTTACTTGGATTTCTACTGCTAACGTGGTTGAGCACTTGGGTGGCAGAGTAATCTTTTGTGACATCGATCTGCACACCTTTAATCTCGATTGCTCCCAACTAGAAAGCAGGATTACGCCACGCACCCGAGCTATTCTACCGGTACATCTTTTTGGCCTTGCTGCCGATATGGTTAAGATCAGCGCCATTGCTCAGAAGTATAATCTGTGGGTCGTTGAAGATGCGGCGTGTGGCTTTGGCTCTCGTTACTATGGTCAGCATGTGGGAACCTTCGGCCACGCTGGTTGCTTTAGTTTCCATCCCCGTAAAGCCATCACCACTGGCGAAGGTGGGATGATTACCACTGAGGATGACCAACTGGCTGAGAAGCTGCGCCGACTGCGGGATCATGGCGCAGCAATGAGTGACTTGCAGCGCCATTTGGGGGTGCGTCCCTACTTGTTGGCCGATCACCCCGATGCTGGTTATAATTTCCGCATGACTGATCTCCAAGCTGCTTTGGGTGGTGCGCAAATGGATCGAGCGGTGCAAATTGTCCGCGAGCGGCAGCGTCTGGCCAATCGCTATGATGCAGCGTTTGCTGATTTGCCATGGTTACGTATTCCCACTGCTTCGAGCGGGTTTGAGCATAGCTATCAAAGCTACCCGTGTCTTTTTCAGCCTGAGTCCATTACGCCAAGATCTATCCCCTATGTTAAACAGATTCGGAATACATGGATGGATACGCTGCAGCAAGCTGGCATCTCGACTCGACCGGCCACTCATGCGGTGCATATGCTCAAGTACTACCGCGAAAAATACCAGCTCAAACCGGAAGATTTTCCAAATGCGTGGGTGGCTAACGAGTGCAGCATTTCCTTGCCGTTGTTTCATGGTATGACTGAAGCAGAGCAGGATTATGTGATTAAGGCCGTTTGTGCGAGATAG
- the typA gene encoding translational GTPase TypA: protein MSLPIRNVAIIAHVDHGKTTLVDALLRQSGTFREGEEVPDCVMDSHDLERERGITILAKNTAVRYKDLTINIVDTPGHADFGGEVERVLGMVEGCLLIVDANEGPMPQTRFVLKKALEKGLRPIVVVNKIDRPQAEPYKAIDKVLDLFIELGADDDQCEFPYLFASGLAGYAKTNLDDEGKDMQPLFEAIVRHIPPPVGNPAAPLQLQVTTLDYSEYLGRIVIGKIHNGTVEVGQQAALVKDSGQIVKAKITKLLGFEGLKRVELSCASAGHIVAIAGFSDANIGETITCPNDPQALPLIKVDEPTLQMTFAVNDSPFAGQEGTFVTSRQLRDRLYRELETNVALRVEDTDSPDRFAVSGRGELHLGILIETMRREGYEFQVSQPQVIYREVNGQPCEPYECLVLDVPDEAVGGCIERLGQRRGEMQDMQVGGNGRTQLEFVIPARGLVGFRGEFMRLTRGEGIMNHSFLDYRPLAGEISARRNGVLIAFEEGTVTFYALKNAEDRGVFFITPGTKVYKGMIVGEHNRPQDLEINVCKAKQLTNFRSSTGDELVQLQSPVEMSLERALEYIGPDELVEVTPKSVRLRKMSKKLARR, encoded by the coding sequence ATGAGTCTGCCCATTCGCAATGTTGCGATTATTGCCCACGTTGATCACGGCAAAACCACCCTTGTGGATGCCCTGTTGCGGCAGTCCGGTACCTTTCGCGAGGGGGAAGAGGTTCCCGATTGTGTGATGGACTCCCACGATCTAGAGCGGGAACGCGGTATTACCATCTTGGCCAAAAACACCGCCGTGCGCTACAAAGATTTAACCATCAACATTGTTGACACCCCCGGTCACGCCGACTTTGGCGGCGAAGTGGAGCGGGTGCTGGGAATGGTAGAAGGCTGTCTGCTGATTGTCGATGCCAACGAAGGGCCGATGCCCCAAACCCGGTTTGTCCTGAAAAAAGCGCTTGAGAAGGGGTTACGCCCCATTGTCGTGGTCAATAAAATCGATCGCCCCCAAGCGGAACCCTACAAAGCCATTGATAAAGTGTTGGATCTCTTTATTGAACTGGGGGCTGATGACGACCAGTGCGAGTTCCCGTACCTATTTGCCTCCGGTCTTGCTGGCTATGCCAAAACCAACCTAGACGACGAGGGCAAGGATATGCAGCCCCTCTTTGAGGCGATCGTCCGCCATATTCCACCGCCCGTGGGCAATCCCGCGGCTCCCCTCCAGCTTCAGGTGACCACCCTCGACTACTCCGAGTATTTAGGGCGGATTGTCATCGGCAAAATCCACAACGGAACGGTTGAAGTGGGGCAGCAGGCGGCCTTGGTCAAAGATAGCGGCCAAATTGTCAAAGCCAAAATCACCAAGTTGCTCGGGTTTGAGGGCCTAAAACGGGTCGAATTGAGCTGTGCCAGTGCCGGTCACATCGTGGCGATCGCCGGTTTTAGTGATGCCAACATTGGCGAAACCATTACCTGCCCCAACGACCCTCAGGCGCTGCCCCTGATCAAGGTGGATGAACCCACGCTGCAAATGACCTTTGCCGTGAATGACTCCCCCTTTGCGGGTCAGGAAGGCACCTTTGTGACCTCCCGCCAACTGCGCGATCGCCTCTACCGCGAACTCGAAACCAACGTTGCCCTACGGGTAGAAGACACCGACTCCCCAGATCGCTTTGCCGTCTCAGGGCGGGGTGAACTGCACCTCGGCATTCTCATTGAGACCATGCGCCGCGAAGGCTATGAATTCCAAGTCTCGCAGCCCCAAGTCATCTACCGCGAAGTCAATGGCCAGCCTTGTGAACCCTATGAATGCCTCGTGCTGGACGTGCCCGACGAAGCCGTCGGTGGCTGTATTGAACGGCTAGGGCAGCGGCGGGGCGAAATGCAGGATATGCAAGTGGGAGGCAATGGCCGCACCCAACTGGAGTTTGTGATTCCGGCACGGGGTCTGGTCGGCTTTCGCGGCGAATTCATGCGCCTCACCCGCGGTGAAGGGATCATGAACCATAGCTTTCTAGATTATCGTCCCCTTGCAGGCGAGATCAGCGCCCGTCGCAATGGTGTCCTAATTGCGTTTGAAGAAGGCACCGTCACCTTTTACGCCCTCAAAAACGCCGAAGATCGCGGTGTATTTTTTATTACCCCCGGCACCAAAGTGTATAAAGGCATGATTGTCGGCGAGCACAATCGCCCCCAAGATTTGGAAATTAACGTGTGTAAAGCCAAACAACTCACGAACTTTCGCTCCTCCACCGGCGATGAACTCGTCCAGTTGCAGTCCCCTGTCGAGATGAGCCTTGAGCGCGCCCTCGAGTACATTGGCCCCGATGAACTCGTAGAAGTGACCCCTAAATCCGTACGACTGCGGAAAATGAGTAAAAAACTGGCCCGACGCTAA
- a CDS encoding NAD-dependent epimerase/dehydratase family protein, with amino-acid sequence MDIQGKKIVLIGGAGFIGSHTADLFLKEDVGEIVIYDNFVRGRIENLENALKDPRVKIFDIGGDILHTDILEAALDSADGVCHFAALWLLQCHDFPRSAFEVNIRGTFNVMETCVKKGVKRLVYSSSASVYGDALHEPMDEDHPFNNKNFYGATKIAGEAMLRAFHHRYGLNYVGLRYMNVYGPRQDYQGAYIAVIMKMLDAIDRGESPMILGDGSEAFDFVAVEDCARANVCAMKAETTDRFYNVGTGKRTSLKELAEMLLQLTGCDKPIKYAPRSQATLVRNRIGCPKRAAAEIDFTATIDLREGLERLIKWRSHHKAEVAARRKAVGLPE; translated from the coding sequence ATGGATATTCAGGGTAAAAAGATTGTACTTATTGGCGGTGCCGGATTCATTGGCTCCCACACTGCTGATCTTTTCCTTAAGGAAGATGTTGGGGAAATTGTCATTTATGATAATTTTGTACGTGGCCGCATTGAAAATCTGGAAAATGCCCTAAAAGATCCTCGTGTAAAAATTTTTGATATTGGTGGCGACATTCTCCATACGGATATTCTTGAAGCTGCCCTCGATAGTGCTGATGGTGTTTGTCATTTTGCTGCCCTTTGGCTGCTACAGTGCCATGATTTCCCACGCAGTGCTTTTGAGGTGAATATTCGTGGCACATTTAATGTGATGGAAACCTGTGTTAAAAAAGGTGTCAAACGCTTGGTCTATTCTTCTTCGGCATCCGTTTATGGCGATGCTTTACACGAGCCAATGGATGAAGACCACCCCTTTAATAACAAGAACTTCTACGGTGCGACTAAAATTGCCGGTGAAGCAATGTTGCGGGCGTTTCATCACCGCTATGGTCTTAACTACGTTGGACTGCGCTACATGAATGTATATGGGCCGCGTCAAGATTATCAAGGTGCTTATATTGCTGTGATCATGAAAATGTTGGATGCGATCGACCGAGGAGAAAGTCCGATGATTTTAGGTGATGGTAGTGAAGCGTTTGACTTTGTTGCTGTGGAAGACTGCGCCAGAGCGAACGTTTGTGCTATGAAGGCCGAGACCACAGATCGCTTCTATAATGTTGGTACGGGAAAACGCACCTCGCTAAAAGAGCTGGCAGAGATGCTTTTGCAGCTTACGGGATGTGATAAGCCGATTAAATATGCTCCACGTAGTCAAGCTACACTTGTGCGCAACCGCATTGGTTGCCCCAAAAGAGCAGCGGCAGAAATTGACTTTACTGCCACGATTGACTTACGCGAAGGTCTTGAGCGCCTAATAAAGTGGCGCTCGCATCACAAAGCAGAGGTAGCAGCGCGTCGTAAAGCTGTAGGGTTACCGGAATAA
- the pseB gene encoding UDP-N-acetylglucosamine 4,6-dehydratase (inverting) — protein sequence MFDDKTILITGGTGSFGKQCTRTILEHFKPRRLIIYSRDELKQFEMEQEFSSLQHHCLRYFIGDVRDRDRLTMAMQGVDFVIHAAALKQVPAAEYNPMECIKTNVYGADNVIHAAIECCVEKVIALSTDKAANPINLYGATKLASDKLFIAANNLVGGRRTRFAVVRYGNVVGSRGSVIPFFKKLIENGTDHLPITDQRMTRFWITLQQGVAFVLKNFERMQGGELFVPKLPSVRITDVATAMAPHLPQKEVGIRPGEKIHEIMCPADESHLTIEFADHYVIKPTITFVNRSSDFTTNALGEAGKPVPRDFEYNSGKNDWFLTVEEIATVNKVAGIV from the coding sequence ATGTTTGACGACAAAACAATACTCATTACCGGCGGCACGGGTTCCTTTGGCAAGCAATGTACACGGACGATTCTTGAGCACTTCAAGCCGCGGCGCTTAATTATCTACTCTCGCGATGAATTAAAGCAATTTGAGATGGAACAAGAATTTTCTTCGCTCCAGCATCATTGCCTGCGCTACTTCATCGGTGATGTCAGAGATAGAGATCGGCTGACCATGGCGATGCAGGGTGTTGATTTTGTCATCCATGCCGCTGCACTGAAGCAGGTGCCCGCTGCGGAATATAATCCCATGGAGTGCATCAAAACCAATGTTTACGGTGCCGATAATGTGATTCATGCGGCGATAGAATGTTGTGTCGAAAAAGTGATTGCCCTTTCAACAGATAAAGCAGCGAATCCTATTAACCTTTATGGGGCAACCAAACTGGCGTCCGACAAACTCTTCATTGCCGCTAATAACCTTGTTGGTGGCCGCCGGACACGCTTTGCAGTGGTTCGTTATGGGAACGTCGTTGGCTCCCGTGGCTCTGTCATCCCCTTTTTCAAGAAACTAATTGAGAATGGCACCGACCATCTGCCAATAACAGATCAGCGAATGACCCGTTTCTGGATTACCCTGCAACAGGGCGTAGCATTTGTACTCAAGAACTTCGAGCGGATGCAGGGGGGAGAATTATTTGTCCCTAAACTGCCATCCGTGCGTATTACGGATGTGGCCACTGCCATGGCTCCCCACCTACCGCAAAAAGAGGTTGGCATTCGCCCAGGCGAGAAAATCCATGAGATCATGTGCCCAGCAGATGAGTCTCATTTGACCATAGAGTTTGCAGATCATTACGTTATTAAGCCGACGATAACGTTTGTCAATCGTAGTAGCGACTTCACAACGAACGCCCTCGGTGAAGCAGGAAAACCCGTGCCGCGGGACTTCGAGTACAATTCGGGCAAGAATGATTGGTTTCTGACGGTTGAGGAGATTGCCACTGTCAACAAGGTGGCAGGGATTGTATGA
- the lhgO gene encoding L-2-hydroxyglutarate oxidase: MPVEVMTVDFLIIGAGIIGITIALELRKRYPEAKILMLEKEPTLGMHASGRNSGVLHSGIYYAPGSLKAKVCRQGALEMAEFHREHQLRLRQCGKILVVTDPENEPQLDKLADRAQQNGIAIEMLDEQQLHDLEPEARSVGGRAMYVPSTAVGDPVAVMQKLSGELKAKNVALRLSAKIAFVAAQNRHVKLQSGEIIEYGHAINTAGLQADNVAHQFGVGQRYTLLPFKGIYWKLNPESSISFNHLIYPVPDIRFPFLGIHTTTTVDGTTYLGPTAVPAFSRENYKGLQNVNIPEAKRILSLLIQQYLANRDGFRRLAWQEGRRYFKHWFVKAAQAIAPRIESNHLLPAEKVGIRAQILDTHDGKLVNDFLVGQGSNSTHILNAISPAWTSAFPFARYVCDHYLH; this comes from the coding sequence ATGCCAGTTGAAGTGATGACTGTTGACTTTCTTATTATTGGTGCTGGCATTATAGGCATTACCATTGCGTTGGAACTCAGAAAACGCTATCCCGAGGCTAAAATTTTGATGCTGGAAAAAGAGCCAACGTTAGGAATGCATGCAAGTGGCAGGAACAGTGGTGTATTGCATAGTGGCATCTACTATGCTCCCGGGTCATTGAAAGCCAAAGTATGTCGGCAAGGCGCACTTGAAATGGCTGAATTTCACCGTGAACACCAGCTTCGTCTTAGGCAATGTGGAAAAATACTAGTTGTGACAGACCCAGAAAATGAACCTCAGCTAGATAAACTAGCAGATCGGGCGCAGCAAAATGGAATAGCAATAGAAATGCTGGATGAGCAGCAACTACATGATTTAGAACCAGAGGCAAGGTCAGTAGGCGGTCGTGCGATGTACGTACCAAGCACTGCTGTTGGCGATCCTGTCGCCGTTATGCAGAAACTAAGTGGCGAACTCAAGGCTAAAAATGTTGCGCTGCGTCTTAGCGCTAAAATAGCTTTCGTTGCCGCTCAAAATCGACACGTCAAATTGCAATCGGGTGAAATTATTGAATACGGTCATGCTATCAATACTGCTGGCCTCCAAGCTGATAACGTAGCGCATCAATTTGGTGTTGGCCAGCGTTACACCCTTCTCCCCTTTAAGGGTATTTATTGGAAATTGAACCCTGAGTCTAGCATTTCCTTTAATCATCTTATTTATCCCGTGCCTGATATACGTTTTCCTTTTCTCGGCATTCATACTACTACTACGGTTGATGGAACGACATATCTAGGCCCCACGGCAGTACCTGCATTCAGTAGGGAAAACTATAAAGGTTTGCAGAATGTCAATATACCTGAAGCCAAGAGAATCTTGAGCCTTCTGATTCAACAGTATCTAGCTAATCGAGATGGCTTTCGTCGCCTAGCATGGCAAGAGGGTCGGCGCTATTTTAAGCACTGGTTTGTTAAGGCGGCACAGGCTATTGCACCACGAATTGAGTCCAATCATCTGCTCCCAGCGGAAAAAGTGGGTATTAGAGCGCAGATATTGGATACACACGACGGTAAGCTGGTGAATGATTTTCTTGTGGGGCAAGGTTCTAATTCGACCCATATTCTGAACGCTATATCACCAGCTTGGACTAGCGCATTTCCATTTGCACGATATGTATGTGATCATTATCTTCATTGA
- the pseC gene encoding UDP-4-amino-4,6-dideoxy-N-acetyl-beta-L-altrosamine transaminase — protein sequence MIPYARQTISQEDIDAVVAVLHSDWLTQGSMVPRFEAAVAERVGARYGIAVNSGTSALHIACLALGLGQGDLLWTSPITFVASANCGRYCGADIDFVDINPTTLNMSVEALKEKLVKARQQGRLPKVVVPVHFAGEPTEQEAIWALAQEYGFRVLEDASHALGASRQGQPVGSCCWSDITVFSFHPVKIITTAEGGMALTNDASLAQRMAMLRSHGITRDTHLMTREADGAWYYEQQLLGFNYRMTDIQAALGLSQLANLESWIERRHQLARTYDQALADLPLVLPHRSPYSKSALHLYVVQVDSQRSSVDRKTLFNHLRAVDIGVNVHYIPVHTQPDFQKLGFALGDFPNSENYYRHCLSLPMYAGLTDEEQNYVISKIRECVS from the coding sequence ATGATACCCTATGCTCGCCAAACCATTTCGCAGGAAGATATTGATGCCGTTGTTGCAGTACTGCACTCAGATTGGCTAACCCAAGGCTCCATGGTACCCCGCTTTGAGGCGGCTGTTGCTGAGCGTGTGGGTGCCCGCTATGGGATCGCCGTCAACAGTGGCACGAGTGCGCTACACATTGCCTGTTTAGCCCTTGGTCTCGGCCAGGGCGACCTATTATGGACATCACCAATTACCTTTGTGGCATCAGCCAATTGTGGTCGTTACTGCGGTGCAGACATTGACTTTGTGGATATAAACCCCACCACGCTCAATATGAGTGTAGAGGCACTCAAAGAGAAGCTGGTTAAGGCACGCCAACAAGGACGACTACCCAAGGTAGTAGTGCCAGTGCACTTTGCGGGTGAGCCGACCGAGCAGGAGGCCATTTGGGCGTTAGCGCAGGAATATGGCTTTCGCGTTCTGGAGGATGCCTCTCACGCCCTTGGGGCAAGCCGACAGGGTCAGCCCGTTGGCAGTTGTTGCTGGTCGGATATTACGGTGTTTAGCTTCCATCCGGTTAAAATCATCACCACAGCAGAAGGGGGCATGGCATTGACCAATGATGCCAGCCTTGCCCAGCGCATGGCGATGCTGCGTAGCCACGGCATTACCCGTGACACCCATTTGATGACCCGAGAAGCCGATGGCGCATGGTACTATGAGCAGCAACTGCTCGGGTTTAACTATCGCATGACCGATATTCAAGCGGCATTAGGGCTGTCACAGTTGGCAAACCTAGAAAGCTGGATTGAGCGACGCCATCAACTGGCTCGCACCTATGATCAAGCACTGGCGGACTTACCCCTCGTGTTGCCACACCGCAGCCCCTACTCCAAATCAGCACTACACCTGTATGTGGTACAAGTGGATAGCCAGCGTTCATCGGTTGATCGAAAGACACTGTTTAATCACCTGCGGGCGGTTGACATTGGCGTTAATGTACACTACATTCCAGTGCATACCCAGCCTGACTTTCAAAAGCTTGGTTTTGCCCTAGGAGACTTCCCGAACAGTGAGAACTACTATAGACACTGCCTGTCCCTACCGATGTATGCTGGCCTAACTGATGAGGAGCAGAACTACGTGATTAGCAAGATCAGGGAGTGCGTTTCATGA
- a CDS encoding GNAT family N-acetyltransferase, protein MSVAMIEEKNTLNTDRPNPIEGTRLRLRPVDLKDANYIYSLRTDPRYNRYLSPVSGTVDNQRHWIEQYFERERGGTEYYFVIERKDNNTPCGVVRIYDIRDSQFTWGSWILDENKPVKAALESALLVYDFGFQHLKKEKAVFDVRLDNEKVISFHAGFGAIETRRDDINAYFVLSKEMFQNTREKFARIVR, encoded by the coding sequence ATGAGTGTTGCAATGATCGAGGAGAAGAATACCTTGAACACAGATCGCCCAAATCCAATTGAAGGTACTCGACTACGTCTTCGTCCTGTTGATCTGAAAGATGCCAATTATATTTACTCCTTGCGTACTGATCCACGTTATAATCGCTATCTGTCACCTGTATCCGGAACAGTCGATAACCAACGGCATTGGATTGAGCAGTACTTTGAAAGAGAGCGGGGCGGTACAGAATATTACTTTGTGATTGAACGGAAAGATAATAACACGCCCTGTGGTGTTGTTCGTATTTACGACATCAGGGATAGTCAATTTACGTGGGGAAGTTGGATTTTAGACGAGAACAAACCTGTTAAAGCAGCGCTTGAGAGCGCTCTTTTGGTATATGACTTTGGATTCCAACACTTGAAAAAAGAAAAAGCAGTTTTTGACGTAAGACTCGATAATGAAAAAGTTATTTCATTTCATGCAGGATTTGGCGCAATTGAAACTAGAAGAGATGACATCAATGCATACTTTGTATTGAGTAAGGAGATGTTTCAAAACACAAGAGAAAAGTTTGCACGCATTGTCCGGTAG
- a CDS encoding DUF3593 domain-containing protein gives MLTNAFFALSLFPYLGFLYFLSRNPNTPRLALIGFYGTLVFVAVTIPAGIYAQRVYDTSLANVDALHGGAEVFLTLANILVALGFRRAVTHAPR, from the coding sequence ATGCTCACTAATGCTTTCTTTGCTCTTTCCTTGTTTCCGTATCTGGGGTTTTTGTACTTCCTCAGCCGCAATCCCAACACACCGCGACTTGCCCTGATTGGGTTCTATGGCACGTTGGTGTTTGTTGCGGTCACCATCCCAGCCGGAATTTATGCCCAGCGCGTCTATGACACCTCCCTCGCCAATGTGGATGCCTTGCATGGGGGGGCAGAGGTTTTCTTGACCCTAGCAAACATCTTAGTGGCACTAGGGTTTCGCCGTGCTGTCACCCATGCCCCTAGATAA
- a CDS encoding Gfo/Idh/MocA family oxidoreductase, with product MYPIIANRKIRIAVIGCGRISRNHFNAIEKYAHDLELVALCDIDNAVLDEHCQRYGILGYLKLEELLEREQPDVVVLCTPSGIHPEQAIWAARYGVNVITEKPMATRWQDGLRMVRACDEAKVRLFVVKQNRFNPTLQLLKRAVEEKRFGKIHLVHLNVFWTRPQSYYDQAKWRGTWEFDGGAFMNQASHYVDLLDWLFGSVEKVQAMVSTTRDIEVEDTGVLNVRWRNGALGSMAVTMLTYPKNYEGSITIIGEKGTVRVGGTAVNEIQTWEFADTREYDEQVEQASYETTSVYGFGHSRYYENVIDVLRGKTEPETDGREGLKSLEILIAAYLSARDGKTVSLPLEY from the coding sequence ATGTATCCCATTATTGCCAATCGTAAAATTCGCATTGCTGTGATTGGTTGTGGCCGCATCTCAAGGAATCATTTTAATGCCATTGAGAAGTATGCCCATGATCTTGAGCTGGTTGCCCTGTGCGATATTGACAACGCAGTGCTTGATGAGCATTGTCAGCGCTATGGTATTTTAGGGTACTTAAAGCTTGAGGAACTACTAGAGCGCGAACAGCCAGATGTAGTGGTACTGTGTACACCCAGTGGGATTCATCCTGAGCAAGCAATATGGGCTGCTCGTTACGGCGTAAATGTTATCACCGAAAAACCCATGGCAACGCGATGGCAGGACGGTTTACGTATGGTACGTGCCTGTGACGAAGCCAAGGTAAGACTATTCGTTGTGAAGCAAAATCGCTTTAACCCCACACTACAACTGTTGAAGCGGGCTGTCGAGGAAAAACGCTTTGGTAAAATCCACTTGGTGCATCTTAATGTTTTTTGGACGCGCCCGCAGTCCTATTACGATCAGGCTAAGTGGCGAGGCACATGGGAATTTGATGGCGGTGCCTTCATGAACCAAGCCAGTCACTATGTTGATCTGCTCGACTGGCTGTTCGGTTCAGTAGAAAAAGTACAAGCCATGGTGAGCACAACCAGAGACATTGAGGTTGAAGATACTGGGGTGCTCAATGTTAGGTGGCGTAATGGCGCGCTGGGTTCCATGGCGGTTACAATGCTGACATACCCCAAAAATTACGAAGGATCAATCACTATCATTGGTGAAAAAGGTACGGTCCGAGTGGGTGGTACTGCTGTTAATGAAATTCAAACGTGGGAATTTGCTGACACCAGAGAATACGACGAGCAAGTTGAGCAAGCTAGTTATGAAACAACGTCAGTGTACGGGTTCGGCCACTCCCGTTATTACGAAAATGTTATTGATGTCTTACGGGGTAAAACAGAACCAGAAACCGACGGACGTGAAGGTCTTAAATCTCTGGAGATTTTAATTGCAGCGTACTTATCAGCTCGGGACGGAAAAACAGTATCTTTACCTCTTGAGTATTGA
- the cobU gene encoding bifunctional adenosylcobinamide kinase/adenosylcobinamide-phosphate guanylyltransferase, protein MARHILVTGPSRSGKSEWAESLAAAAGAPVIYIATAIATPADSEWQQRIAQHQARRPPHWQLWECPVQLADTLSQLPPDHCALVDSLGTWVANTLEQEADQWQVTVQALLEAVNQCAAPLILVAEETGWGVVPAYASGRRFRDRLGQLCQQVRPLMAEVYLVTAGFALPLHQLGIPLPTTRLS, encoded by the coding sequence ATGGCCAGACATATCTTGGTAACGGGGCCGAGCCGCTCGGGTAAAAGTGAATGGGCAGAATCCTTGGCTGCCGCCGCGGGTGCCCCGGTCATTTATATTGCCACGGCGATCGCCACCCCTGCGGATTCGGAATGGCAGCAGCGGATTGCCCAACACCAAGCCCGCCGTCCCCCCCACTGGCAATTATGGGAGTGCCCGGTACAGCTTGCCGACACCTTGAGCCAACTCCCGCCGGATCACTGCGCCTTGGTGGATTCCCTTGGTACGTGGGTGGCCAATACCCTCGAGCAGGAGGCCGACCAATGGCAGGTTACGGTACAGGCATTGCTTGAGGCTGTCAATCAGTGTGCCGCCCCCCTGATTCTTGTGGCCGAAGAAACCGGTTGGGGCGTGGTGCCCGCCTACGCCAGCGGTCGTCGTTTTCGCGATCGCCTCGGCCAGCTGTGCCAGCAGGTGCGCCCTCTGATGGCGGAGGTTTACCTTGTCACCGCTGGGTTTGCCCTCCCCCTCCACCAGTTGGGGATCCCCCTGCCGACGACCAGATTGAGCTAA
- a CDS encoding acyltransferase, producing the protein MSSYHIHDTAIVDLGAQIGSGTRIWHWTHICSGARIGCNCSLGQNVFIGNNVLIGNNVKVQNNVSIYDSVTIEDEVFCGPSMVFTNVYNPRSAISRKHEYRPTRVKRGATLGANCTIICGVTIGEYAFVGAGAVVNKDVKPYALIVGVPARHIGWMSEYGERIPLPLQGEGIYKCPHTGHLYLLSGEHLVRTGADHAS; encoded by the coding sequence ATGAGCAGTTACCATATCCACGATACAGCTATTGTCGATCTGGGTGCTCAAATTGGTTCTGGCACTCGTATTTGGCATTGGACGCACATTTGCTCTGGTGCACGTATTGGTTGTAATTGTTCCCTAGGGCAAAATGTGTTTATTGGTAATAATGTACTCATAGGCAACAACGTCAAGGTACAAAATAATGTTTCGATTTACGATTCTGTAACTATTGAGGACGAAGTTTTCTGTGGCCCGAGTATGGTCTTCACAAACGTTTATAATCCCCGTAGTGCCATTAGCCGCAAGCATGAGTACCGACCTACTCGTGTCAAAAGAGGGGCAACGCTCGGAGCTAACTGTACGATTATTTGTGGTGTCACAATTGGTGAGTATGCCTTTGTTGGTGCAGGAGCTGTTGTGAATAAGGATGTAAAACCGTATGCGCTAATAGTTGGGGTACCTGCCCGCCACATTGGCTGGATGAGTGAATATGGCGAACGCATTCCATTGCCTTTGCAAGGCGAAGGCATCTATAAATGCCCGCATACAGGACACCTTTACCTCTTGAGTGGCGAGCACCTCGTGAGAACAGGGGCCGATCATGCCAGTTGA